In Streptomyces sp. NBC_01551, one DNA window encodes the following:
- a CDS encoding bifunctional salicylyl-CoA 5-hydroxylase/oxidoreductase, with the protein MSVPMSMSVSAGALRVAVVGGGPGGLYAAALLARQGHTVEVWERNAPDDTFGFGVVLSDETLGGIERADTVVYAALCAEFVRWDDVDIVHRGRLLTSGGHGFAALGRRRLLEILHERCAGLGVRLRFRAGAPDAFALADSYDLVVAADGVHSATRERGAAHFGPALTAGNCRYIWLAADFAFDSFRFEIAETEYGVMQLHAYPYAADASTVIVEMREEVWRAAGLDLCDEGESAARCAKIFSEALRGRPLVGNRSAWTSFRTVVNARWSHGNVALLGDAAHTAHFSIGSGTKLAVEDALALAEAVAAEPGVPAALAAYEAARRPAVASTQRAAAASMRWFEEIAGYVDQPARQFAFNLLTRSRRVTHDNLRLRDERFTRAVERDFGCPQDGTPPMFTPFTLRGLTLRNRVVVSPMDMYSAEGGDLEGSGLPGDFHLVHLGARALGGAGLVMTEMVCVSADGRITPGCTGLYTAEQAAAWTRIADFVHTSAPGTALGVQLGHSGRKGSTRRMWEGMDDPLPEGNWPLVAASALPYRPGVSAVPRALTTADLAAVRSDFAAAAVRAADCGFDLLELHCAHGYLLSGFLSPLTNHRTDAYGGSLENRLRFPLEVFDAVREVWPDDRPMTVRLSATDWAPGGTTPEDAERIAAAFAARGADAIDVSTGQVVADETPEYGRSYQTPYADRIRNALGVPVIAVGAISSWDDVNSLLLAGRADLCALGRPHLYDPHWTLHAAADQSYEGPAAPWPAPYRAGSRKPPTGRG; encoded by the coding sequence ATGTCCGTGCCCATGTCCATGTCCGTGTCCGCGGGCGCCCTGCGGGTCGCCGTCGTCGGAGGGGGACCGGGCGGGCTGTACGCCGCCGCCCTGCTCGCCCGCCAAGGGCACACCGTCGAGGTCTGGGAACGCAACGCACCCGATGACACGTTCGGATTCGGGGTGGTGCTCTCCGACGAGACCCTCGGCGGCATCGAGCGCGCCGACACCGTCGTCTACGCCGCCCTCTGCGCGGAGTTCGTGCGCTGGGACGACGTGGACATCGTGCACCGGGGACGGCTGCTGACCTCCGGCGGGCACGGCTTCGCCGCCCTCGGTCGGCGCCGGCTCCTGGAGATCCTGCACGAGCGCTGCGCCGGCCTCGGGGTCCGGCTCCGGTTCCGCGCCGGGGCCCCCGACGCCTTCGCGCTCGCGGACTCCTACGACCTGGTGGTCGCCGCCGACGGGGTGCACAGTGCGACCCGGGAGCGCGGCGCCGCGCACTTCGGGCCGGCGCTGACGGCCGGGAACTGCCGCTACATCTGGCTCGCCGCCGACTTCGCCTTCGACTCCTTCCGCTTCGAGATCGCGGAGACCGAGTACGGGGTGATGCAGCTGCACGCCTACCCGTACGCGGCCGACGCCTCCACGGTGATCGTGGAGATGCGTGAGGAGGTGTGGCGCGCGGCGGGCCTCGACCTGTGCGACGAGGGCGAGTCGGCGGCCCGCTGCGCCAAGATCTTCAGCGAGGCCCTGCGCGGGCGGCCGCTGGTGGGCAACCGCTCGGCGTGGACGAGCTTCCGCACGGTCGTCAACGCGCGCTGGTCGCACGGCAACGTGGCGCTGCTCGGCGACGCGGCGCACACCGCGCACTTCTCCATCGGCTCCGGTACCAAACTGGCCGTCGAGGACGCCCTCGCGCTGGCCGAGGCGGTGGCCGCGGAGCCCGGTGTCCCGGCGGCCCTGGCCGCGTACGAGGCGGCGCGGCGACCGGCCGTGGCCAGCACCCAGCGCGCCGCGGCCGCCAGCATGCGCTGGTTCGAGGAGATCGCCGGGTACGTGGACCAGCCCGCCCGGCAGTTCGCCTTCAACCTGCTCACCCGCAGCCGCCGCGTCACCCACGACAACCTCCGGCTGCGCGACGAACGGTTCACGCGGGCGGTGGAGCGGGACTTCGGCTGCCCGCAGGACGGAACTCCGCCGATGTTCACGCCGTTCACGCTGCGCGGGCTGACCTTGCGCAACCGGGTCGTGGTCTCCCCGATGGACATGTACTCGGCCGAGGGCGGGGATCTCGAAGGCAGCGGCCTGCCCGGGGACTTCCACCTGGTCCACCTCGGCGCCCGGGCACTCGGCGGGGCCGGGCTGGTGATGACCGAGATGGTCTGCGTCAGCGCCGACGGCCGCATCACCCCCGGCTGCACCGGCCTGTACACGGCCGAACAGGCGGCCGCCTGGACCCGCATCGCGGACTTCGTCCACACCTCCGCGCCCGGCACGGCCCTCGGCGTCCAGCTCGGCCACTCGGGCCGCAAGGGCTCGACGCGGCGGATGTGGGAGGGCATGGACGACCCGCTGCCCGAGGGCAACTGGCCGCTGGTCGCCGCCTCCGCGCTGCCGTACCGGCCGGGCGTCTCCGCCGTCCCGCGCGCCCTGACGACGGCCGACCTCGCGGCGGTCCGCTCCGACTTCGCGGCCGCCGCCGTACGGGCCGCCGACTGCGGCTTCGACCTGCTGGAGCTGCACTGCGCGCACGGCTACCTGCTGTCCGGGTTCCTGTCCCCGCTGACCAACCACCGCACCGACGCGTACGGCGGCTCGCTGGAGAACCGGCTCCGGTTCCCGCTGGAGGTCTTCGACGCGGTCCGCGAGGTGTGGCCCGACGACCGGCCCATGACGGTCCGCCTGTCCGCCACCGACTGGGCGCCCGGCGGCACCACGCCCGAGGACGCCGAGCGGATCGCCGCCGCCTTCGCCGCCCGCGGGGCCGACGCCATCGACGTCTCCACCGGCCAGGTGGTGGCCGACGAGACCCCGGAGTACGGGCGCTCGTACCAGACGCCCTACGCGGACCGGATCCGCAACGCCCTCGGCGTCCCGGTGATCGCCGTCGGCGCCATCTCCTCCTGGGACGACGTCAACTCCCTGCTGCTGGCGGGCCGCGCCGACCTCTGCGCGTTGGGCCGCCCGCACCTGTACGACCCGCACTGGACCCTGCACGCGGCCGCCGACCAGTCCTACGAGGGCCCGGCCGCGCCCTGGCCGGCCCCCTACCGCGCGGGCAGCCGCAAACCGCCGACCGGGCGGGGGTGA
- a CDS encoding PaaX family transcriptional regulator C-terminal domain-containing protein, protein MAEQHTPRSLIVTFYGAYGRAFEGPVPVSALVRLLGAAGVDAPSVRSSVSRLKRRGFLLPARAADGSAAYELSGEARQLLDDGDRRIYGAADVSDEWLVAVFSVPEQERSKRHLLRSRLARLGFGNVAPGVWIAPAHIAEETGHTLDRLHLTAYVELFRGAHLGFAPTAEAVARWWDLTALAKQHEEFLDLHEPALRGLQSGPEPTPQEAYRGYLMALDTWRRLPYADPGLPRELLPADWPGDRAAAVFAELHARLRDIGASFLQP, encoded by the coding sequence GTGGCCGAGCAGCACACTCCGCGATCGTTGATCGTCACCTTCTACGGCGCCTACGGACGGGCCTTCGAGGGCCCCGTCCCGGTGTCCGCGCTGGTGCGCCTGCTGGGCGCGGCCGGCGTGGACGCCCCGTCGGTCCGCTCTTCGGTGTCCCGGCTGAAGCGGCGGGGCTTCCTGCTGCCCGCCCGCGCGGCGGACGGCTCGGCGGCGTACGAGCTCTCCGGCGAGGCCCGGCAGCTGCTGGACGACGGCGACCGGCGGATCTACGGGGCCGCCGACGTGTCGGACGAGTGGCTCGTCGCGGTGTTCTCCGTACCGGAGCAGGAGCGCAGCAAGCGGCACCTGCTGCGCTCCCGGCTGGCACGGCTCGGCTTCGGCAACGTGGCGCCCGGCGTGTGGATCGCCCCGGCCCACATCGCCGAGGAGACCGGTCACACCCTGGACCGGCTGCACCTGACCGCGTACGTCGAGCTCTTCCGCGGCGCCCACCTCGGCTTCGCCCCGACCGCCGAGGCGGTGGCCCGCTGGTGGGACCTGACCGCGCTGGCCAAGCAGCACGAGGAATTCCTCGACCTGCACGAACCCGCCCTGCGCGGCCTCCAGTCGGGCCCCGAGCCGACTCCGCAGGAGGCGTACCGGGGTTACCTGATGGCCCTGGACACCTGGCGGCGACTCCCGTACGCGGACCCGGGCCTGCCGCGCGAGCTGCTGCCCGCCGACTGGCCGGGCGACCGGGCGGCGGCGGTCTTCGCCGAGCTGCACGCCCGGCTGCGGGACATCGGGGCGTCGTTCCTGCAACCGTGA
- a CDS encoding AMP-binding protein yields MELKPSAHADTFSRDHLPPAHAWPELLFELPGLAYPDRLNCGAELLDATIARFGGDRPAFRSGDGEVWTYGGLRERVDRLAHVLTADLGVVPGNRVLLRGPTGPWLAAAWLAVMKAGAVAVTVLAQQRAQELATVCSMARVRHALCHVTVLDDLVKAEVPGLRITPYGGSDPDDLLRLAEAHPEPYTAVETSADDVALIAFTSGTTGRPKGCMHFHRDLLAVADTFSREVLRPRPDDVFAGSPPLGFTFGLGGLVVFPLRAGASALLLEQATPRLLLPAVSEHRVTVLFTAPTAYRSMLDALGPYDVGAHDLSSLRRCVSAGENLPEATWQAWYERTGLRIINGIGATELLHIFISAADEDIRPGTTGRVVPGWQARVVDPAGRPVADNEPGLLAVRGPVGCRYLADPRQAEYVRDGWNLTGDTYVRDPQGYFRYVARADDMIISSGYNIAGPEVEEALLRHPDVVEAAVVGRPDERRGQIVVAYTVTREGVVLTEEALRAFMRSELAPHKCPRSFVFLPALPRTATGKLQRFRLRDLQ; encoded by the coding sequence TTGGAGCTCAAGCCTTCCGCTCACGCCGACACCTTCTCCCGCGATCATCTGCCGCCCGCCCACGCCTGGCCGGAGCTGCTCTTCGAGCTGCCCGGGCTGGCGTATCCGGACCGGTTGAACTGCGGGGCCGAGCTGCTCGACGCCACCATCGCCCGCTTCGGCGGCGACCGCCCGGCGTTTCGGAGCGGGGACGGCGAGGTGTGGACGTACGGCGGGCTGCGCGAGCGCGTCGACCGCCTCGCGCACGTGCTCACGGCCGATCTGGGAGTGGTCCCCGGCAACCGGGTGCTGCTGCGGGGGCCCACCGGACCGTGGCTGGCGGCGGCGTGGCTCGCGGTGATGAAGGCGGGCGCGGTGGCCGTCACCGTACTGGCGCAGCAGCGGGCGCAGGAGCTGGCCACGGTGTGCTCGATGGCCCGGGTACGGCACGCGCTGTGCCATGTGACGGTCCTGGACGATCTGGTCAAGGCCGAGGTGCCGGGGCTGCGGATCACCCCGTACGGCGGCTCCGACCCGGACGACCTGCTGCGCCTGGCCGAGGCCCACCCCGAGCCCTACACCGCCGTCGAGACCTCCGCCGACGACGTCGCCCTGATCGCCTTCACCTCCGGCACCACCGGGCGCCCCAAGGGCTGCATGCACTTCCACCGCGACCTGCTGGCCGTCGCCGACACCTTCTCCCGAGAGGTGCTCAGACCCCGCCCCGACGACGTGTTCGCCGGCAGCCCGCCGCTCGGGTTCACCTTCGGTCTCGGCGGGCTCGTCGTCTTCCCGCTGCGCGCCGGGGCCTCGGCGCTGCTGCTGGAGCAGGCCACGCCGAGGCTGCTGCTGCCGGCCGTCTCCGAGCACCGGGTCACCGTCCTGTTCACCGCCCCCACCGCGTACCGGTCGATGCTGGACGCCCTGGGCCCGTACGACGTCGGCGCCCACGACCTGTCGTCGCTGCGCCGCTGCGTCTCGGCGGGCGAGAACCTGCCGGAGGCCACCTGGCAGGCCTGGTACGAGCGCACCGGGCTGCGGATCATCAACGGCATCGGGGCCACGGAACTGCTGCACATCTTCATCTCCGCCGCCGACGAGGACATCCGCCCGGGCACGACCGGCCGGGTGGTCCCGGGCTGGCAGGCCCGCGTGGTGGACCCGGCGGGGCGGCCGGTCGCCGACAACGAGCCGGGGCTGCTGGCGGTGCGGGGCCCGGTGGGCTGCCGCTACCTGGCCGACCCGCGGCAGGCGGAGTACGTACGGGACGGCTGGAACCTGACCGGCGACACGTACGTACGCGATCCGCAGGGGTACTTCCGCTATGTCGCCCGGGCCGACGACATGATCATCTCTTCGGGTTACAACATCGCCGGACCCGAGGTCGAAGAGGCCCTGCTGCGCCACCCTGACGTGGTGGAGGCGGCGGTGGTCGGCCGACCGGACGAGCGGCGGGGGCAGATCGTGGTCGCGTACACCGTCACGCGTGAGGGTGTGGTGCTCACGGAGGAGGCCCTGCGCGCCTTCATGCGCTCCGAGCTGGCCCCGCACAAGTGCCCGCGCTCCTTCGTCTTCCTGCCCGCCCTGCCGAGGACCGCGACCGGGAAACTACAGCGGTTCCGGCTGCGCGATCTACAGTAG
- a CDS encoding acyl-CoA dehydrogenase family protein — MTGFALGTEQEEWCARLRALSADLLKPLAEKGEPGRVNRPLLAALGAQGLLERVFTSGALELCLLRESLAYGCTEAETALALQGLGSYAVLREGSAAQRERWLPGVRAGTAVAAFALSEPGAGSDAAALALQARRDGAGWRLSGEKCWISNAPEADFYTVFARTGEGAGAKGVTAFLIPADRPGLSGEPLDMLSPHPIGSLAFDGVPAGPEDLLGEPGRGFRVAMDTLNLFRPSVGAFAVGMARAALDATLAHTAGRTAFGGVLGDLQAVAHRVAEMATRTEAARLLVYAAAGAYDSGAPDVPRRAAMAKLLATETAQYVVDHAVQLHGAVALRRGHLLEHLYREVRAPRIYEGASEVQRTIIAKELYRGVAAR, encoded by the coding sequence ATGACCGGATTCGCGCTCGGAACGGAACAAGAGGAATGGTGCGCGCGGCTGCGGGCGCTCTCGGCGGACCTGCTCAAACCCCTGGCGGAGAAGGGGGAGCCGGGCCGGGTCAACCGGCCGCTGCTCGCCGCGCTCGGCGCGCAGGGCCTGCTGGAACGGGTCTTCACCTCCGGGGCCCTGGAGCTGTGCCTGCTGCGCGAATCCCTCGCGTACGGCTGCACCGAGGCCGAGACCGCACTGGCCCTCCAGGGGCTGGGATCGTACGCGGTGCTGCGCGAGGGGAGCGCCGCGCAGCGCGAGCGGTGGCTGCCGGGGGTCCGTGCGGGAACGGCCGTGGCGGCCTTCGCGCTCAGCGAGCCGGGGGCCGGCTCCGACGCGGCCGCCCTCGCCCTGCAGGCCCGGCGGGACGGGGCCGGCTGGCGGCTCAGCGGGGAGAAGTGCTGGATCTCCAACGCGCCGGAAGCGGATTTCTACACCGTGTTCGCCCGAACGGGTGAGGGGGCGGGCGCCAAGGGGGTGACGGCCTTCCTGATTCCGGCGGACCGCCCGGGCCTGTCGGGGGAGCCCCTCGACATGCTCTCCCCGCACCCGATCGGCTCGCTCGCCTTCGACGGGGTGCCGGCCGGCCCCGAGGACCTGCTGGGCGAGCCCGGGCGCGGCTTCCGGGTCGCCATGGACACCCTGAACCTGTTCCGGCCGAGCGTCGGCGCCTTCGCGGTCGGCATGGCCCGCGCCGCGCTGGACGCCACCCTGGCGCACACGGCGGGCCGCACCGCCTTCGGCGGGGTGCTCGGCGACCTCCAGGCCGTGGCGCACCGGGTGGCCGAGATGGCCACCCGTACCGAGGCCGCGCGGCTCCTGGTCTACGCGGCGGCAGGGGCGTACGACAGCGGCGCCCCGGACGTACCGCGCCGGGCGGCGATGGCCAAGCTCCTGGCGACCGAGACGGCGCAGTACGTGGTGGACCATGCCGTCCAGCTGCACGGCGCCGTCGCCCTGCGCCGAGGCCACCTGCTGGAACACCTCTACCGGGAGGTGCGGGCGCCGCGGATCTACGAGGGGGCGAGCGAAGTGCAGCGCACCATCATTGCGAAGGAGCTGTACCGGGGGGTGGCGGCGCGATGA
- a CDS encoding RidA family protein, which yields MSLERVNPAELSPPTGFSHAVTATGGRLVFLAGQTALDGAGKVVGETLPEQFEQALANLLAALAAAGGAPADLARVTVYAVDVAAYREHARELGRIWHRLAGRDYPAMAVIGAVRLWDEQAMVELDGIAVVD from the coding sequence ATGAGCCTGGAGCGGGTCAATCCGGCGGAACTCTCCCCGCCGACCGGCTTTTCCCACGCGGTGACGGCCACCGGCGGCCGGCTGGTCTTCCTGGCCGGCCAGACCGCGCTGGACGGCGCCGGGAAGGTCGTCGGCGAGACCCTGCCCGAGCAGTTCGAGCAGGCCCTGGCCAACCTGTTGGCGGCGCTCGCGGCCGCCGGCGGCGCCCCGGCCGACCTGGCCCGGGTCACGGTCTACGCCGTCGACGTGGCCGCGTACCGGGAGCACGCCCGCGAACTCGGCCGGATCTGGCACAGGTTGGCGGGGCGCGACTACCCGGCGATGGCGGTGATCGGCGCGGTCCGGCTGTGGGACGAGCAGGCGATGGTCGAGCTGGACGGCATCGCTGTCGTCGACTAG
- a CDS encoding aminopeptidase P family protein, with protein sequence MTDTPSGPTSGLNTGSHDLPVSPELTRYMAGNWAASPLPATDRVPAYAATPARRERLSAHFPGERLIIPAGELQVRSNDADHRFRPHSAYAWLTGLTGEDQAGHVLVLEPSGPHGHEPVLYLRPRSPRADGNEEFYRDRRYGEFWVGRRPDLAEAERLTGLRCAHLDALGSPRGRDAAKDRQLASVLSELRLVKEAWEVDQLQLAVDHTAAGFEDVVRALPQALAHPRGERWIEGVFGLRARAEGNGLGYNTIAASGAHACMLHWIHNDGRLDPNELLLLDAGVETDTLYTADITRTLPLSGRFSPVQRQVYELVLAAQEAGIAALRPGATFRDFHRAGMRVMAEGLAEWGVLKNAEGDLHRRYTLCASGHMLGMDVHDCAQARAQTYLDGVLEEGQVLTVEPGLYLQPDDETLPAELRGIGVRIEDDLVITATGARLLSGALPRTVTGIEDWMGNLLESR encoded by the coding sequence ATGACCGACACCCCTTCAGGCCCCACCTCCGGCCTGAACACCGGCAGCCACGACCTGCCCGTGTCCCCCGAGCTGACCCGGTACATGGCGGGCAACTGGGCCGCCTCGCCGCTGCCCGCCACCGACCGGGTCCCCGCGTACGCCGCCACGCCCGCGCGTCGCGAACGGCTCTCCGCGCACTTCCCGGGCGAGCGACTGATCATCCCCGCCGGGGAGCTCCAGGTCCGCTCCAACGACGCCGACCACCGCTTCCGCCCGCACAGCGCGTACGCCTGGCTGACCGGGCTGACGGGTGAGGACCAGGCGGGCCACGTGCTGGTGCTGGAGCCGTCCGGCCCGCACGGCCACGAGCCGGTGCTCTACCTGCGCCCGCGCTCGCCGCGCGCCGACGGGAACGAGGAGTTCTACCGGGACCGCCGGTACGGGGAGTTCTGGGTCGGCCGCCGCCCCGACCTGGCGGAGGCGGAGCGCCTGACCGGCCTGCGCTGCGCCCATCTGGACGCGCTGGGCTCACCGCGGGGGCGCGACGCCGCCAAGGACCGGCAGCTCGCCTCGGTGCTCTCGGAGCTGCGCCTGGTGAAGGAGGCCTGGGAGGTCGACCAGCTCCAGCTGGCCGTGGACCACACGGCGGCCGGATTCGAGGACGTCGTACGGGCCCTGCCGCAGGCCCTGGCCCACCCGCGCGGGGAGCGCTGGATCGAGGGCGTCTTCGGCCTGCGCGCCCGCGCTGAGGGCAACGGCCTGGGCTACAACACCATCGCGGCGTCGGGCGCCCACGCCTGCATGCTGCACTGGATCCACAACGACGGCCGGCTCGACCCGAACGAGCTGCTGCTGCTCGACGCGGGCGTGGAGACGGACACCCTCTACACGGCGGACATCACCCGCACGCTGCCGCTGTCGGGGCGGTTCTCCCCCGTCCAGCGGCAGGTCTACGAACTGGTCCTCGCCGCCCAGGAGGCGGGCATCGCCGCGCTCCGCCCGGGCGCGACCTTCCGGGACTTCCACCGGGCCGGGATGCGCGTCATGGCGGAGGGGCTCGCGGAGTGGGGCGTCCTGAAGAACGCCGAGGGCGACCTGCACCGGCGCTACACGCTGTGCGCCAGCGGGCACATGCTCGGCATGGACGTGCACGACTGCGCGCAGGCGCGGGCGCAGACGTACCTGGACGGCGTGCTGGAGGAGGGTCAGGTGCTGACCGTGGAGCCCGGCCTGTACCTCCAGCCGGACGACGAGACGCTCCCGGCGGAACTGCGGGGCATCGGCGTGCGCATCGAGGACGACCTTGTGATCACGGCGACGGGCGCCCGACTGCTGTCGGGCGCCCTGCCGCGCACGGTCACGGGCATCGAGGACTGGATGGGGAACCTGCTGGAGAGCCGCTGA